One window of Trichoderma breve strain T069 chromosome 3, whole genome shotgun sequence genomic DNA carries:
- a CDS encoding PHD-zinc-finger like domain-containing protein — MAPASPTPRRTPTGRRRGRPPGTTNAARALRQASLAAAAVSEPPPKKRRRYVPGGPGGGGRYLDADAIDTPDTTRTMTASRSRTSASRMALNGASPSLPPRRERSTRARTAANEDSDEMRWGSAAAMAASVKQAEDYKPREERSWEEFHPNLDIDLPFVIFPADDVDGVVLQEAPNTPAIDAPPPTTPHLESMTPSKSVNPASTGNTPNPQAARGPEVDADDSAAGTPSRRPRRSTREVVSFYNVRPLDFAPTPRTPKILPISNQTPKERLDLKQPQYRKTNRIELFESKTFGQARYVDKAMSNVGYQESDNFIRSERTLIKAIDGNADDELGRVEYDMDEQDDMWLEQYNAQRKQNELEAITREVFEITMTKIEKEWHALERRIPKPNPKPPQTHRPRSSSAVAVNGETHSGEEPDSKCAICDDGDCENTNAIVFCDGCNLAVHQECYGVPFIPEGQWLCRKCQLCGRGIPTCIFCPNTDGAFKQTNSSKWAHLLCAMWIPEVSLGNHTFMEPVMDVEKVPKTRWKLTCYICRQRMGACIQCGNKNCYQAFHVTCARRARLFLKMKTVQGTLAVLDGSMVLKAFCDKHCPPDHAQENQVHQATRAAKKFYKRNMRGRIWADNQAMANVIAAQHRTAITDHPPDESQMTGAKNLAILGDKKKGQPPKNLWKLPSGAPIIPQVVFDIVEASIQRFTFRKRKDFLSEACRYWTLKREARRGAALLKRLQLQMESFSSMELTRRNFAAMGPSGKARLARRIEFAQGIIHELEQLKVLADDIVQREQLKLDAAELEQDFVDECYFPTAKLLVPAVEKAISLDKGLFTDGLADLQASIEKRVYVNTLSFAQDLGDIISKGILTPPELSESINREMEEDEADNNSTNNSIITSTFSDIRERRKLGKRILKAVQPLLEMSLQVEAEISTKPSEALQRELEALIDASIEVGRQPNAAAHNEADAAAEDTIMLDAPEPSSEVLPTIKSEPLAGGSGIVSDNGDVMDTAENEEEEDDEDDDEDDNDRHEEEEGDSIEVNTVGLGIMTSRTSGGLGITTEMNIKSARVNAAIASETPPNSTSSYVVISRPSQDGPPTPPQSGILWYLRALEPYGTSILEEHWAAGRDAVRTLSEELTDFDDEDFKDLDDAVTAAAMDTEEPRDASSAGSTKNKTASRLPKKRRPTRRR; from the exons ATGGCTCCGGCCTCTCCAACTCCCCGTCGAACACCCACGGGACGCCGCAGAGGGCGTCCACCCGGCACCACCAACGCTGCGCGTGCCCTCAGACAGGCTTCacttgccgccgccgctgtcTCCGAACCACCCCCCAAGAAGCGACGTCGCTACGTTCCCGGAGGCCCTGGAGGTGGTGGACGATATCTTGACGCCGACGCCATCGACACCCCCGATACAACCCGCACCATGACAGCCTCGCGATCCAGAACCTCGGCCTCCCGGATGGCCCTCAACGGCGCCTCCCCGTCTCTGCCCCCGCGGCGGGAGCGGAGCACACGAGCCAGAACTGCTGCCAACGAAGACAGCGACGAGATGCGATGGGGatcagccgccgccatggctgcgtcCGTGAAGCAGGCCGAAGACTACAAGCCTCGAGAGGAGCGCAGCTGGGAAGAGTTCCATCCAAACCTTGATATCGACCTCCCGTTTGTCATCTTTCCTGCCGACGATGTCGACGGAGTCGTCCTGCAAGAGGCGCCGAATACTCCCGCTATAGATGCGCCGCCTCCTACCACACCACACCTAGAGTCCATGACACCGTCCAAATCCGTCAACCCCGCCTCGACAGGAAATACACCAAATCCCCAGGCAGCGCGCGGCCCAGAAGTCGATGCCGACGATTCAGCTGCTGGTACCCCATCAAGACGCCCTCGCCGATCCACTCGTGAAGTCGTCAGCTTTTATAACGTTCGACCCCTTGACTTTGCTCCTACTCCTAGAACCCCCAAGATCCTCCCCATATCGAACCAGACGCCAAAGGAGCGGCTCGACCTAAAACAACCACAGTATAGAAAGACCAACCGCATCGAATTGTTTGAAAGCAAGACTTTTGGCCAGGCACGCTATGTTGACAAGGCCATGAGCAATGTTGGCTACCAAGAAAGCGACAACTTTATTCGATCCGAGCGTACACTGATCAAAGCCATCGATGGcaatgccgatgatga ACTTGGCCGTGTTGAGTATGACATGGACGAGCAAGACGATATGTGGCTTGAGCAATACAACGCCCAGCGCAAGCAGAACGAGCTGGAAGCCATCACGCGCGAGGTCTTTGAAATTACCATGACCAAGATCGAAAAGGAGTGGCACGCTTTGGAACGAAGAATACCAAAGCCAAACCCCAAACCGCCACAGACGCACAGGCCGCGGTCCAGCTCAGCTGTGGCCGTTAACGGCGAGACTCACAGCGGCGAGGAACCTGACAGTAAATGCGCTAtatgtgatgatggagattgcGAAAATACCAACGCAATTGTTTTCTGCGATGGTTGTAACCTCGCGGTTCACCAAGAATGCTACGGTGTGCCTTTTATTCCAGAGGGCCAGTGGCTATGCAGGAAATGCCAGCTATGTGGTCGCGGAATACCA ACATGCATATTCTGCCCCAATACGGACGGCGCATTCAAGCAAACCAACTCGTCAAAATGGGCCCATCTACTCTGTGCCATGTGGATTCCTGAAGTCTCCTTAGGAAACCATACGTTCATGGAGCCCGTCATGGACGTAGAAAAGGTCCCCAAAACTAGGTGGAAGTTGACTTGTTATATCTGCCGTCAGAGAATGGGCGCCTGCATTCAGTGTGGCAACAAAAATTGCTACCAGGCCTTCCATGTCACATGTGCCAGGAGAGCACGATTATTtctcaagatgaagactgTCCAGGGCACTCTTGCTGTGTTAGACGGCAGCATGGTGCTCAAGGCATTTTGCGATAAGCATTGCCCGCCGGATCACGCCCAAGAAAACCAGGTCCACCAGGCCACGCGAGCCGCCAAAAAGTTCTATAAGAGGAACATGCGTGGGCGTATCTGGGCAGACAATCAAGCCATGGCAAATGTCATTGCAGCGCAACACCGCACTGCCATTACAGATCACCCGCCAGATGAGAGCCAGATGACGGGTGCGAAGAACCTAGCCATCCTGGGCGACAAAAAGAAGGGACAGCCTCCTAAAAACCTCTGGAAGCTTCCATCTGGAGCACCCATCATCCCTCAGGTCGTCTTTGACATTGTCGAGGCATCTATTCAACGGTTCACGTTCAGGAAGCGCAAGGACTTCCTCAGCGAAGCTTGCCGCTATTGGACcctgaagagagaggcacGTAGGGGTGCCGCGCTCCTCAAGCgcttgcagctgcagatggAGTCATTCTCTTCCATGGAACTGACAAGGCGAAACTTCGCCGCCATGGGTCCCAGCGGCAAGGCGAGACTGGCTCGCCGCATCGAGTTTGCCCAGGGTATCATTCACGAGCTCGAACAGCTCAAGGTTCTTGCCGACGACATTGTGCAGCGTGAACAGCTCAAGTTGGATGCTGCCGAGCTCGAGCAGGACTTTGTAGACGAGTGCTACTTTCCGACTGCCAAGTTACTAGTTCCTGCTGTGGAGAAGGCTATTTC GCTGGATAAGGGTCTCTTTACGGATGGCTTGGCCGATTTACAGGCAAGCATTGAGAAGCGGGTGTATGTCAACACCTTGAGCTTTGCACAAGACCTCGGCGATATCATCAGCAAGGGAATCTTGACTCCTCCTGAGCTCTCGGAATCCATTAATCGTGAaatggaggaggatgaagcgGATAACAACAGCACCAATAACTCCATTATAACATCAACATTTTCAGACATACGAGAGCGGCGGAAGCTCGGAAAGCGAATTCTCAAGGCTGTGCAGCCACTGCTTGAAATGTCGCTACAGGTTGAAGCCGAAATATCTACAAAGCCGTCTGAAGCGCTGCAGAGAGAGTTGGAGGCCCTTATTGATGCTAGCATCGAAGTAGGGCGACAGCCCAACGCAGCGGCACATAACGAAGCAGATGCGGCAGCTGAAGACACCATTATGCTCGACGCTCCTGAGCCGTCATCTGAAGTCCTCCCTACCATTAAGAGTGAGCCTCTAGCAGGCGGGAGTGGCATTGTCTCCGACAACGGCGACGTAATGGACACTgctgagaatgaagaagaagaagatgatgaagatgatgatgaggacgataACGATCGccatgaggaagaggaaggtgACAGTATTGAGGTTAATACCGTCGGGTTGGGCATCATGACCAGCCGCACCTCAGGGGGCCTCGGTATAACGACAGAGATGAACATTAAATCGGCGAGAGTCAATGCTGCTATCGCATCTGAAACCCCTCCTAACAGCACGAGCAGCTACGTCGTCATAAGTCGCCCATCACAAGATGGGCCACCAACCCCACCGCAGA GTGGTATCCTTTGGTACCTTAGGGCACTTGAGCCATACGGAACGTCCATCCTTGAGGAGCACTGGGCAGCGGGCCGAGATGCAGTGCGGACGCTCAGCGAAGAGCTGACGGATTTCGATGACGAGGACTTTAAGGACCTTGACGATGCCGTGACAGCTGCGGCGATGGATACGGAAGAGCCGAGAGATGCGTCGAGCGCCGGCAGcaccaagaacaagacgGCGAGTAGACTTCCAAAGAAACGAAGACCGACTAGACGGCGATAA